The window CAAGCATGTTTGGTTCGTAGCAACCCTGGCCGAAGTGAATGACTATATTTTTCATTTTTTGGGTCATCGAGGAAAGCCCGTCACCAAAGCTGTATATATTTTTACCGATCAGCCGCGATTTTACTGAGTTATAGTCCATGTCTATCATCACCGAAACCCCGCTGTGAAACAGGTCCCTACCGGCTTCTATAACCCTACTGTTGTAAAATGCAACGTCGTTGACCCCGTAAGGATCGGAGATCCTCACAACTGCAAACCTCTCCTTGTTCGCAGATCTGATTCTCACGCTGGAGATTGTACCAGCAGACTTTTTAATCCCTGACTCCACAGAATTTTGGCACTCACTCACAAACCTTATACCCAAGCCCCGCAAAACTCCTTCGTACTTGGCCAGGGGATGGTACCGCAAATAGAAACCTAAGGTGGAAAACTCGTGCGCAATCTTTTCTTCCTCGGACCAGTCTTCCACCTCCAAGAGTTTGTGCCCCTCCGTGATCCCGAATAGGTTGAATTGTTTTGATTCCGCGCTGTTTCTAGTATCATCAATCACATCTAGTATCGTCCCCAAAGATTCAAACAACTGCCTCCTATTCGGGTGTATGCTGTCCAGCGCACCAGATTTTATCAAGCTTTCCATAACCCGCTTACATGCCCATTTTGCCCGCATGTTACGCGCGAAATCCCATATGTCGCTGTACTGCTTGCCGGCCTCTGGCACAACTTCCCGAGCAGCAGTTTGTCCCACATTTTTCAGTGCACCCAGCCCATATTTGATCGCATCACCTGAGATTGTAAACAACACACCCGAGGAGTTCACGTCGGGCGGCAGCACGCGGACACCGCATGCCTTTGCTTGTTGGCATAGAAGCTCTAACTTGTCTTTATCGCCAATATCGAGGTTCATTGAGGCAGTGAAGAACTCTTTGGTATAGTTTGCCTTCAGGTATGCGGTTTGAAAGCTGATGAGCGCGTATGCAGCAGCGTGTGACTTATTAAACCCGTATCCAGCAAACTTCGCGACCAAATCGAATATGTAGCTGGCCTTGCCGCGATCTATACCATTCTTCACCGCGCCATTTACAAAATTCTGGCGTTGTTTGTCCATCTCTTCCTTAATTTTTTTACCCATTGCCCGTCTTAATAGGTCAGCACTCCCGAGGCTATAGCCCGCCAGAATCCTGGCTATTTCCATAACCTGCTCCTGATATATAATCACTCCGAATGTTTCCTTCAGCACTCCCTCCAGCATTGGATGTATATAATCGGGGCTCTCCAGCCCGTGTTTACGGGCTATGTATATGGCAATGTTGTTCATGGGGCCGGGACGATATAGCGATATCAGAGCAATTATGTCTTGGATCCCATCAGGGCGAAGCTTGCTTATAGCCTCTCTCATCCCCGCACTTTCGAGCTGAAACACACCTACAGAATTTCCTGTTGACAACATCTCATACGTCTTGCTATCATCAAGGGGCAGCTCAGAAAGCTCTATGCTGATTCCCCTGTCTTGTATGAGGGAGCGCACCTGATCCAGCACGGTGAGGGTGCGCAACCCCAGAAAGTCGAATTTCACCAGTCCAGCTTTCTCCACGTACTTCATGTTGTATTGAGTGATTGGCAACGAGCACGACTGATCATAGTACAGGGGAACAAAATCCTCGAGTGGCTTATCGCAAATTACAATTCCCGCAGCATGTACCGAGGCGTGCCTGTATAGCCCTTCTAGTTTCAGCGATAT of the Anaplasma centrale str. Israel genome contains:
- the dnaE gene encoding DNA polymerase III subunit alpha, translated to MIDELFVHLRTHSDYSLLEGMIKIDSLVAMCVDQNMPAVALTDSGNLFGSLEFSDCAASFGVQPIVGCNIMVHDAGEDLGNILMLTKSREGFANLISLVSNGFRENQSGKANRVNVSDLLRQGSGLLLLTGGHDDILARALLRKSAGLGAINAVLEAFGSDVYVELQRHGLESQKEVEGLLISFAYERNVPLVATNDVFFARRDDFQAHDVLSCISDGTYIVQEGRRRLTEEHYFKTSKEMFELFADIPEAVRNTPMIARRCSFIAEIRKPSLPHFPCSDGRTEAEELTECAKTGLEARLRTKNIDEDRRAKYHDRLQYELGVVISMDYSGYFLIVADFICWSKKNDIMVGPGRGSGAGSLIAWSLGITDLDPIEFGLIFERFLNPERVSMPDFDIDFCQEKRDRVIEYVREKYGYVAHIITFGKLQARAVLRDVGRVMQIPYAQIDKICKMIPLDPVSPVTLSEAIEMDQNLKREQESDHTVAKLLEISLKLEGLYRHASVHAAGIVICDKPLEDFVPLYYDQSCSLPITQYNMKYVEKAGLVKFDFLGLRTLTVLDQVRSLIQDRGISIELSELPLDDSKTYEMLSTGNSVGVFQLESAGMREAISKLRPDGIQDIIALISLYRPGPMNNIAIYIARKHGLESPDYIHPMLEGVLKETFGVIIYQEQVMEIARILAGYSLGSADLLRRAMGKKIKEEMDKQRQNFVNGAVKNGIDRGKASYIFDLVAKFAGYGFNKSHAAAYALISFQTAYLKANYTKEFFTASMNLDIGDKDKLELLCQQAKACGVRVLPPDVNSSGVLFTISGDAIKYGLGALKNVGQTAAREVVPEAGKQYSDIWDFARNMRAKWACKRVMESLIKSGALDSIHPNRRQLFESLGTILDVIDDTRNSAESKQFNLFGITEGHKLLEVEDWSEEEKIAHEFSTLGFYLRYHPLAKYEGVLRGLGIRFVSECQNSVESGIKKSAGTISSVRIRSANKERFAVVRISDPYGVNDVAFYNSRVIEAGRDLFHSGVSVMIDMDYNSVKSRLIGKNIYSFGDGLSSMTQKMKNIVIHFGQGCYEPNMLGRILRRDRGKTEVFVEMPSKGNLVLIKLPGVFQITAETYMKILGLSWVQNISVNHQGFYQ